A window of Patagioenas fasciata isolate bPatFas1 chromosome 27, bPatFas1.hap1, whole genome shotgun sequence genomic DNA:
gcagcaggttttaccacagacacgtaatatgaaacagtgcaacgaaccaaaggaaagggatccttccctcttcacgtgctcatgggctacccatgcaccagtgtaactgcagcttttatgaaaattcgaaaacaaatgcacatatgcattcatattcacttcgacacaccagcacatccgcttgaacaaatacctagtaaggcaaaaaaataatgtggaaataccagttgtcccttgctttgtcttgcaaggttgcttgaaatgaagtgatgaggggaaattgagacggagagagatgcagcagttttcctcattaacaggctggtgtgcactatgcttttaattattgttttacagctcactccgcaggctctccctctgactccagatactgcagcttctactgtccctggagtgtgggacagccacggaaggaggaaacagacactggtcaaaacgcacagtgccccagctcaaaacctccccactggcttttgtctgcagcccatatccacagtgtgcccatggcatccatggaatcccagcagtcagtgccccagagcctttacagggtcccagtaaacctgtcaccaacactgtcctcatgataacctgcagttattcctgtgtctatttatattcctctctacactgaccagcataatttggtttatttcacatcaaaccctactggaaaccatcattatgaatacttttaaaataggcaccagtcatgacagttttcaacatagttaattaaggaacacataaaagtatatggcacatttaaagcagtaaaactgcaaacaccagcaacctgtacactggccatccaaccctacacactgagaacgcagcaacaatcaacaaagaaattcatttgggatgtgtgtggagagcagatgaatgtgtgtggttagccacgtgagagataacaggtacatgcaaggtctgtacaagaggtacatacagtatctgtataagaggtatatacagtgtctgtataacaggtacatatggtgtctgtatgtctgtggtctccagacacagccatgtggtaaggagagcatagggagctcccacattcacactcagacctgctctctgcagaacatctcctgtggctcaaggagcccttggccacactgggagctcagggatgacaccccaatgtccctgcctcaggtgacagatctggcaaacagggacacccctgagccacagcaccccagtttgatggactatgaggatgcgaagggacaacctggtgaggaacgtgtccctgctcctccccaggcccacgtggcacagccaaggggatcctgccatctggcctctccaagacaggcaggacccagctctagggtgtcatagaatcatagaaccatttcagttggaagagacccttaagatcattgagtccaaccataacctaaatctgtctctgatggcaccaggagacctgggagattacattgctttatttacagctgtgcaaaccacacctccagtaatcctccttttcttgccccaacaggagcaaggagtccaacgggactcctgagagcaaaaaacacacctatcaacctgaccagcttacatatgcactgagcaggacatagtaaaacacagtcttagactcgctgtaacaggagacctaacagcaaaagagtggccccattccctggtatcaggtgaagctatagaaaggaaagatgccagcaagtgatctcctggctacagagttctcctgacggtttgcaatgtttttcaagaccagagtctcacctccaccatctccagtctcttcaggaaggtgtccagcctcgcaaacaccatcgtggagctgaagtcccactccctcacttcttggcctggttcataatacatgtgcagtttttcccttctctcctcaaatgcctctttgaacatgttcaggataccgagcaccattcgcaccttgcccaggctctcctccatgtcccctttcagaaggtcttctggagacaggtacaccagggcctggaagagcaaaatcacacctgagaggtcacttctgccatcatggaaaacaaggacttcttgtgttgaacacatttgaacctgtttattaagttaaatgttgcctaaagaatcacttttccagggaaggacaataggaagaaggggagaggggacacaggggactgcaaacacaggcatcacagccacagacctgctcaatgagaaggttgcagatctcctggagcagcaccactatccgcacgggcatgttgtagtgcttggaggcgacccagatcaaacacaccacgtggagcagggggagcaggaaaggcttcacctcgctgaactcaaccctctctacgtcttccaagcggcgcttgaggggtgtcaggtgcaggtgaacgtcctgagcttcagtcaaagctgtgttgagagacgtgagaagcggtaagaaccacccagctgcggtgtgctgggttcccagctaggtgctggcctcaccacatggaaaagtgcctgggaaaagaaactgtcctgacaagcactgagcaccctcagccacctgtgtgctgcaggtcactcactcgtgaacatcactcacctgcggcagtaaccagaacagaaataagctgatgtgatggcaggggacagggagctgggacagggcttcgtggagagcctgagtccacaactgctaaaaagtcacacggaatttgcccaacagcaccaaaaatacagtgctgccatggctgtgagccatggccttgctgtacagcacgacaggctgtacagccttggcctgagccctttttagctcagttttggctcaagcaactccttgtccagtgggcagatgacgacggccccactagtcctgactgtaatagaaaacctgtcagcagtaaagcaactgatgtctgactcgtcgaaagctttagcttagctctgtacagctgtgtggttttaccctgaagaattaccccagagcgcaagcattaataaaaccagatcgttgtgcaattaaacctgtggaccaacaagaagtgacagaagtgcttgaatgcatggaaaaataacccctaaggcccaagaccaaggaagaagagactcccactatcagcatcaccctcccagcaaatccaccaacagcagccacaccagtacaatgccagggaaaggggcagagacttaaaagcaggtgcacacaaatctgaactgcgctgtaatggaaattaacaattatagtccaaattatccaattagggttagtatcgctgtagccggattaaaaccaaatatttgttgtattttgattaaacccttaaagtattaattagtttaacaatgaacccttggctccttatataaggggtgtttctccagcccatttaaactgcacaatgcagagtgtgacacagatccttaagagattcaatgtttgcacgtgaagtggtgaagaacagtgttttctgccagcacgtgcacagctaacacagtctggatggtttcattgtgccagagagcagctgggttggacatggatgtccagctgtgttggtctgcagggacagaccagcaggactacactgtttttcactacagacagggatttgcaatatttccttgggctgcgctcaactcccctaagcaaagcaaagcaaggaaattcgggctgcagtggccaaagcctgagaagcagcgctctaacaaagcagtcttaggtacaagatctgtcctcttagtctgaactcccattcctgcataataacaccagaggagctggtggaagttgaggtgagtcctgttagagtaatgcaaacactttattacagcagaataaattcccaaacccattcaccctgaactttggcaagagtctggctcaacagaccagcgatggagcttgtcccagcctggaaacaaaagcctagactcaagcacaagcagcccagtctcaattcacaaactagaaagatttggcttgaaatcagtcacaccaggccatgaagaaaggccagaagccagcactgtggtaaagttgccccagcatctcacctgcctcaacatccattagcatggttttgaaggctgggatgtagctgctctcaactctctccagcagctccatcatgttcctgaccttcctcgttgtcagctggttgtaaatgcattccaggtcatcacacctacagcaaccgagacacagaatcacagaatcagttggttggaagagaccctcaagatcgagtccaaccataacctaacccctggcactgccccatgtccctgagaatgtcatctctgtgactgttcaacccctccagggatggtgactccaccactgccctgggcagcctgttccaatgcttcacaaccccttctgggaagaaatgtttcctaatatccaacctcagcctcccctggtgcaacttgaggccgtttcctctgctcctggcgcttgttcctggggagcagagcccgaccccccctggctccaagctcctttcaggcagttcagagatcagaaggtctcccctcagctcctgttctccagctgaacccccaggtccctcagccactcccatcacacttgtgctccagcccctcaccagctctattcccttctctcaactcactccactacctcaaggtctttcttggcctgaggggcccaaaactgatttgaggtttggcttccccagcgctgagtacagtgggacagtcattgccctgggcctgctggccacactgttcttgatgcacaccaggatgctggtggccatgttacccacctacactgggccatcagctgtcccccaacatcatctgtttcccctgggcctgattcagggcttcctccagctacacatggactgtggaaatgggagaaagctgcatgaggcacagacaaaccctacaggacagaaagtgctgagttcagcatgacagcagctctgctactgacagaacatcgctgaaaaaaagccatcgtgtttctgcaggcattaccaacagctctccagccagcagggctttgccccgagtcagcctgaaccagtacagcacaaaggttttcaaagggcaggaggaaataccactcccaggctcctgagcatctaaagcccctctggccctgacagatgaacagcagccagctgagatgcaccatttccagacagcccccagcaggtgtccatcagcaattactcctgtggatggctcctagtgaacagtgacgaaagagtgcccagagcgggtgtggagtctccttctctgagacattcgaacccgcctggacccacctgtgtgatctgctctgtgaccctgcgtgagcagggcttggactgggggatctgcagaggtcccttcagcccaaccagcctgggatcctgtaaagggcatttctgaaaaaagtcccttgaggtgtagcccctgtggtggggctaagttaaaacacagccagctgcccagtgacctcccaggcactttgcagatcatgatgattttctgtgcgggagcaattttccttagttgaagcctacatgaaccccaagtggcctgttcttctcaactcatggaattagcagctccaccaccagcactctccctctacacaaaaccagcaccacagggcaccatgcactggccaggctgctctgggtacctgttcttccagaactccagctccaccttcgggttcggattgctgccttgcaggagaggctctgaagactctttcttcagtgcctcctggatctggtggctccagtctatgatggccgactccatggcatacaccagagatttatctatccgttccatgctgtagtaaacagagtacgtgattaactttgttgatgtgcattgctcagttggatctacttccaatggccgtgtgggcagctggattttacagggtttcacatttcaaaaccacaaaacaatcaaaccccataagattttgtcactggtttaatataggaattacactctggagaaaatggctgaatgtctgcagcagtgtgggcaacaacactgttcataaagtgaatggcggaaatgaagagccagtcgccacctctctgcacagccagtcattgtcacatcagatccattcaggttcaggatctgacctggagactcacacatccagcaagattctctctccccataccattctgcctcaaaatattctacatccctgcagtcattaactcacttaattcagcaagaaacaccaccaagtgggctgggaagctgaggacaggtcaccccactgccttggaagcagtaacttctcacaaaatcccacccgcaccacgtcctgtctgaggagtgattcattccactgcacccacacatctcctggggttccacaggggcacgcacgcagcccagacacgatgacaacttgatgtacaaacgcatctgcttctctggaccttccagaacctgttattttggggtggtactcacgatttctcattttccagatcaatgtcctcaattccctctgagccagctgggagaggcagcaaggtcttgccgtctacttggccaacaactgtgaaaatggtacttttgaggttgtggacatgacgcacgatgtcttgtgacaccacttgtggccagccctgatggttcttcttgttcgttaggatgggcacgatcacctacagcgggagtcacggaagaccaatggagaaaaaagtgcagcaggagacggacaggccaccaggctctgaggtctgtgcttggccaagcctggagacccatattcattgctgtctcaagcagttcccatgtgaaatagaggcagctgatgatgaatgggcatctctacaggcccactttatacagcagaacacccttttccccaaatccaagcagccaaggagggtggaagccagtaggcaaagtgagcagccccatccccaggctctcccagcctttcagcccgcaactggagatggccccatgggctgctgtcccttgccctcacaactgtccccggtgcttggtccccatgtccctgcccatgggcacagccgtcaggctgccctttgagcctgccagggctgggctgagctcagtgtgctgcaagggaaggtctgctggtaccccctgggatacactggtggtgagggtcccccaggtcccagctgcagcccaccaaacaggagctttgcctttatcagcacttttactgacccggcagcatggggttgtggggctggtcggggtttgcccagatttgagctgcttttggcttgtttgagctgtgacagcaacaccgtgtctgtcacctatcctggctggctctgcactgggaccagcctgtggcaacagcctaacaaagccaggttgtccctagtgacaaacaacagccctttgtgttactggactcagggtgggggtaggggaggggggggaggtgactaaaggcataaaaatagctgcaaatggacataaaattgaaacggaataaagcagctcagcacctccatggtgctgtcccaggatgctgaagactctttggaactgtggctggctctgtagacccgaagaagacccgaccagccaccttcgtgcccagggagccgtgggaagggggagcacaaccccagggaacacacgggcaggtgctgacgagttcaccttcagcagttttagctgcattattagcaagatgtgtctctattacttaaagcatgtggactgctaatgccagtgatgttgtaaccaggcaaatgacagccgttcattttctttctgactgttaaaatgataactggactcaggatgaagccccagcccacagagcaggtgtgttcccttcggcaccgcaggagtgaagcaacaagtggacaaggtcaccagctgtgacccctcactgaataaagacaaagtgtgggcagaggaacacacgaccccaaccccaggaaattcaagacctttttcaccttcacgcagacccaccccatctgcctgacccagcaccaccgctgcttttgccttcaagtgaagcttgagaggaaaataggatgaaaaccaggcacaatctgctccctgcagaaatactgcatgtctgcacaggggagagcaaagcctgcaaacacgcagctgggacgcacaatcccggctcccaaaggcattcagaaaacaggatttaacaggatctgccaaagtgttcctaccccaccatctacccatagcagacggtgcttgcaatgctattggccagccgtgatgcaaaaccactgtttgtgcagacttcgcaagaccacggggctcatcaaaacaaaagctccccgtataaataatgtgttttctcacaaaaccaggataaccagtctggcagcctgctcttgggaatccaatctatcagtcaccatcttaatataccaaacatcatgatcagagcttctcaaatccagcagctcctctgctttcccattacagcctcattcctgagacttctccaggtgaggagccatcaggaataaaccgaaacaacattgtctagttcaggctaataacacagcaaagcaaaagcactcgaacctcttgacgatctctttaagaaaacatcagcccacctgagataacccgacactgagctacaggaggctcctgaacatcacaaaacactttttcactatgagagtaatcgagcactggcccaggttgctcaaagaggttgtgaagtctccatccttagagataatgaagagctacctggacatggccctgggcaactggctctggatggccctgcttgagcaggggtttggagtaggtgacctgcagatgtcccctccagcacctgtgggtacatcagtcccacaaggaccccactgatagacagagctgatgtggatcagcattcaggtggtttatatgagttctaaagccgtccatggtactgcaaagggcagagttaagggtacaagtgcatcagcagagaagggagggaggccaaggagcctgtctgtaggaggggacaccttccccgctgccatgtgcgaggggcacccggtactcatgggtgccagggctccctctgcacctccggggctgcccaggcctcacaggatcccagcctggttaggttgaagggatctctgcagatcccccagtccaagccctgctcacgcagggtcacagagcagatcacacaggtgggtccaggcgagtttcaatgtctcagagaaggagactccacacccgccctgggcagcctgggccaggctctgccatctcccagcaaacaaatttctcctcatgttgagcctgcccccgtggcccctcatcctcacctcctccacgagggcggcaaagtgccgcagggcatcggcgggcaggtccccgcagagcagctccccggggccggcgccgggggcccgcaggaagaacagccccttgcggcgggcggcggggggcggcgggggcggccccagctccagctccccggccgggccccgccagagcagcagcgccggccccgccggccccgccaggaagctccgcagcagcggccccgccgcctccccgcctgcccagcgctcccagcgctccgccggcacccccagcccccgcgccgcgcaccggcacagccgctcggcgccgggcaccggctccaccgcctgctccatccggccggcaccggcgggtgtttgcggggaagagccgcgttgcccgggggaagggacactgcgaggagccgggggcgggccggggcgggacccagctcgcctgggagacgcagctgccccgggcaaccacgggtatcaacacaagctggggatggagggcctgagagcagccctgcgaaggacttgggggtgctgggggatgctccctctggggggggtctggataccactggatccacctgggcacccccaaagtggctttttagcacttatttttctcctgaaaaagcaaacacagtggggctttctcccacctggtttggcctttaggaagggaagagcagaagaaggggccttggggactagaaccactacgcaaacatttgattagggagacaggagctagagatttgtctgtcactgtggaagaggtgacagcggtgtgatctttgcctccagactaatcccaaaaatatgcccaagctagaaatgggtcaaatggggaaagggaatgggcctggaccacaatgacaaactgattgttcagaactcccaggaaaaggggggtaccgatatttgttggtattaactgatgttttttcaggttggccagaagcgttccctaccaggacagcaaaagcttaggaggtgactacagcactgatacacaaaataataccaaggcttggaggcccagctgttagatcctctgattgagggccacattttactgacgagtatgtgaagtcttttgcagaaaactttgaaaccataataggaaggtccatttcaagaccccctgactgctaccaatatcggagaacagaatgcctggattcgccattctagagtgaagaaagcctgcgaaacaccacggagggtaacccgggcgcaacctggaaaactctgtttttcacagtcaccttttggtccttctgggggaccagcctgggtggtgcttcccgcattgggaagaagaaacccaaaagaacaaacaagtagaatttttggtagatatgggggcaacactaatgaaaacctggatagaagaaacttcaaccccatgacgggaggggcctttttcttgttttgttaactacagaaccagccgctgcccccaccctgaagcacgcaggctgttgtcccacactgccagcaccaccccccttcttttagcaggatcattttatctgagcatggcagtggccctaaaggcacttgctttgatagagctgtccaataaggtgttgaacaagtcctcgcagacacggaatgatgtagcacgctatagaaatcagtgcttctgttacttcgattaaagaagtaatttctctcaatattccaaaccaagattctaacaatcccatgagtggactatctacacctgaattctcagccaattcttctgctgaagctgtggttagacatatatcacctttttctgccaacatcgtatcggggaccatgttattttcccatgccattctactagtagcatctaattgcttggtgattcatttaactgcttgtctagtataacttataaataaatgttatttatcccgtctacattcttgtttgtagttacctaccaaaacaaaaaggactcagaacccgcagctaacttgacttcttgctttgtgttccttggggactcctctggggaccccaatctaattgaaataaaccctgtcatcagaggaaagccctcaactcctttttctgttgccctgatggatcacagtgttcaaatgccagggtaaaaggaatttccaattgtacgacgtcacaggtaccttcccagtgggggataaaatggaatgaagtgtcatcttcccacagtaccaccaaagatccactcaagaagcatttgaggacatatgaggaccaacttcccgtgtctctgcacacctactcatgttcctaggaacttggtatcattcctgccgcgtcgtgagagacaggcagtatgattttcaattattcctgaaaatgccagggggattttgatatttttccctgcaaagctggaaacaggagggagagagtatgacacgacttatttctccatgccgtagagtcttggcataaggctaagacgcactccatcccctgtcaatcttcgctccaccccagagggaagggtaccacttgggccacaggccttcctgccgcacaggcatagcaattgctcttgtttaggctttgcaccatatatttgatccattctacccaggcatttgtacctccatatatgttgaaccttcccagggcatcttttctactaatgtctatttgtgatccataaaccccacttactgaatcatctgctctctgccttgcaattagcaaagggttgcactgcagagactcacatcctgggagagactgtcctttagatagggtcatttttcttttcaactctataaccgttcattgctcactgtccatcccctaaactctgtgctccaaataacactgtaccaggaggggcaatgagagcacaggcggcggccttccccggccccaaccaccgcctgcccgccccagtccgccgcagcgagcccggccgcccatccccgcccagagttcctccccaccccccgccccggcctttcgccagcgagttcgcctcccccccgggaagccggggcgtccctgccggctccgtgcccggggtggacgggggtggacggcgggggggggtgcgcgggggggggggggggggcacgcgggcgtcccgcggtttctcagccccgctgtcggaggcctaaccccctcacctgcccgtgctgccgcctcccgcgcttcttcctcggtggctcgctcgctcggtccctcggcccgctgcccgccccggccgcgggctgaagaagaaaccgaccccgccagcggctttgccttcCCCCGgcgaggcatagagacaccgcgtccccgtccccgtctccccgtcccggcccgcctgcctccctgcctacccgcgcgcggggttcctcggccgatcggcaagacgctcccgcgctggcctccccgcgaccgcccgccccacgggcttgactccgagcgactgaccgttgggcacctggcggggggcagggggccggttgccgggcggcggggagagcgcgcatgcgcggcgcgcgcagttgccgaccccctccggcccttcccgcgggtgggccggagggggcggggggcaaggcgagggcgggagagaccgcgctttggggtgcgggcgggggggggggtgtttgtgctcgccgtgcagtctgagccggaacacgaagtgaaattatacggcggcggcggcaggtgcgggtggggggcacgacgacaccaccacgaccccgccgcccctgccgaaataaacccccaccaaaaaaaaaaaaaaaaaccgccacgaaacccgcatccccacgccacgcgcgagccccgaaactccagacacggactcgccgagcgtgtgca
This region includes:
- the LOC139825678 gene encoding dynein axonemal heavy chain 9-like isoform X2, which translates into the protein MRALPAARQPAPCPPPGAQRSVARSQARGAGGRGEASAGASCRSAEEPRARVIVPILTNKKNHQGWPQVVSQDIVRHVHNLKSTIFTVVGQVDGKTLLPLPAGSEGIEDIDLENEKSMERIDKSLVYAMESAIIDWSHQIQEALKKESSEPLLQGSNPNPKVELEFWKNRCDDLECIYNQLTTRKVRNMMELLERVESSYIPAFKTMLMDVEAALTEAQDVHLHLTPLKRRLEDVERVEFSEVKPFLLPLLHVVCLIWVASKHYNMPVRIVVLLQEICNLLIEQALVYLSPEDLLKGDMEESLGKVRMVLGILNMFKEAFEERREKLHMYYEPGQEVREWDFSSTMVFARLDTFLKRLEMVEDLLATSLDLMKLEKIEFSGIKGKTLGQQVLDMYEEFQEAYKVFSERTYDCLDLTNTDFEQDAFGFQQKVEDMDRRLGTIFIQAFDDASNLDHAFKLLDMFGSLLERPVVAADAAGKYSVLISMFSRALDHARLIYSRHIQAELKLGSPPVHKNMPPVAGALRWAQELRARIQVPFDHFRHIPHLCLDSAEGRRVIEKYEEMIQLLDRYQEKLYADWSQTVSEKSQYNLTQPLIRRDPETKLITVNFDPQVRTSFPACWRARLQAVPHRAWQVWWDRY
- the LOC139825678 gene encoding dynein axonemal heavy chain 9-like isoform X1, which encodes MRALPAARQPAPCPPPGAQRSVARSQARGAGGRGEASAGASCRSAEEPRARVIVPILTNKKNHQGWPQVVSQDIVRHVHNLKSTIFTVVGQVDGKTLLPLPAGSEGIEDIDLENEKSMERIDKSLVYAMESAIIDWSHQIQEALKKESSEPLLQGSNPNPKVELEFWKNSPCVAGGSPESGPGETDDVGGQLMAQCRCDDLECIYNQLTTRKVRNMMELLERVESSYIPAFKTMLMDVEAALTEAQDVHLHLTPLKRRLEDVERVEFSEVKPFLLPLLHVVCLIWVASKHYNMPVRIVVLLQEICNLLIEQALVYLSPEDLLKGDMEESLGKVRMVLGILNMFKEAFEERREKLHMYYEPGQEVREWDFSSTMVFARLDTFLKRLEMVEDLLATSLDLMKLEKIEFSGIKGKTLGQQVLDMYEEFQEAYKVFSERTYDCLDLTNTDFEQDAFGFQQKVEDMDRRLGTIFIQAFDDASNLDHAFKLLDMFGSLLERPVVAADAAGKYSVLISMFSRALDHARLIYSRHIQAELKLGSPPVHKNMPPVAGALRWAQELRARIQVPFDHFRHIPHLCLDSAEGRRVIEKYEEMIQLLDRYQEKLYADWSQTVSEKSQYNLTQPLIRRDPETKLITVNFDPQVRTSFPACWRARLQAVPHRAWQVWWDRY